The following coding sequences lie in one Mesorhizobium sp. DCY119 genomic window:
- a CDS encoding cell division protein FtsQ/DivIB: MFALRSGQVRRMGSARPGLFGMSFSIDGFVLPRWLRRPVRVLARLGKGDFTPPPFSATIASAILLSSSGLYGAYVGGHMPALVQGITARSGFAVDQIKVVGHRETSEIDVLDKLELDGWTSLIGFNADEARERIAKLPWVEVASVRKIYPNTLEVKIEERKAFAIWQHGSQLSIVEENGNVIAPFSGGRHVALPLVVGYGAAERASGFIAKIKQFPELASRVKGYVRVSERRWDLRLENGITVKLPEYGEDTALADLVKMDHDTGLLSRDIAGVDMRLSDRLVVQLTPEAVERREAALKELLKSPKSKLEKRI, translated from the coding sequence GTGTTCGCGTTGAGGTCGGGGCAGGTTAGAAGGATGGGTTCGGCAAGGCCGGGCCTGTTTGGCATGTCCTTTTCCATCGACGGCTTCGTGCTTCCGCGCTGGCTTCGCCGGCCGGTGCGCGTCCTGGCGCGCCTGGGCAAAGGCGACTTCACGCCGCCGCCGTTTTCCGCGACGATCGCGTCTGCGATCCTCCTTTCCTCGAGCGGTCTCTACGGCGCCTATGTCGGCGGGCATATGCCGGCTCTCGTGCAGGGCATCACAGCGCGCAGCGGCTTTGCCGTCGATCAGATCAAGGTGGTCGGCCATCGCGAGACTTCGGAGATCGATGTCCTCGACAAGCTGGAGCTTGACGGCTGGACGTCGCTGATCGGCTTTAACGCCGACGAGGCGCGCGAGCGCATCGCCAAGCTCCCCTGGGTCGAGGTTGCTTCCGTTCGCAAGATCTATCCCAACACGCTCGAAGTGAAGATCGAAGAGCGCAAGGCCTTCGCCATCTGGCAGCACGGCAGCCAGCTTTCGATCGTCGAGGAAAATGGCAACGTGATCGCGCCGTTCTCGGGCGGTCGCCATGTCGCGCTGCCGCTGGTCGTCGGCTATGGCGCGGCCGAGCGCGCTTCCGGCTTCATCGCCAAGATCAAGCAGTTTCCGGAGCTGGCCTCGCGGGTGAAGGGTTATGTCCGCGTTTCCGAGCGCCGCTGGGATCTGCGGCTTGAAAACGGCATCACCGTCAAGTTGCCGGAATATGGCGAAGATACCGCACTCGCCGATCTCGTCAAGATGGACCACGACACCGGCCTGCTGTCTCGCGACATAGCCGGCGTTGACATGCGTCTTTCCGACCGGCTGGTCGTGCAGCTCACGCCCGAGGCGGTCGAACGGCGCGAAGCTGCGCTCAAAGAGCTTCTGAAATCACCGAAGAGCAAGCTGGAGAAAAGAATATGA
- the ftsA gene encoding cell division protein FtsA, protein MSLLGGPKDGSAHRSGIVTVLDVGSSKVCCVVAKLKPAPESQLLRGRTHQAKVIGIGHQKSQGVKSGVVVDLDRAEHAVRLAVDAAERMAGLTVDSLIVNLTAGRLKSETFSATINLGGHEASASDIKRVLAAGAKQALKAEREVVHSLPVAFSLDAERGVRDPRGMVGDTLGVDMHVLTGDAAPLRNLELCINRSHLSVERMVATPYASGLAALVDDELEMGAACIDMGGGTTTISLFADGKFVYADAIPVGGSHVTMDMAKGLSTRLDDAERLKVMHGSALPGSADDRDLVTVQPIGADETEVPLQVPRSVMTRIIRARIEETLEILRDRLNKSGYGNAAGKRVVLTGGASQLAGLPEAARRILGRNVRIGRPLGVAGLPEAAKGPAFATAVGLLIYPQVAGFEINKASGISGLRMTGTGGKLHRMSQWLRDSF, encoded by the coding sequence ATGAGCTTGCTTGGCGGTCCAAAAGACGGCTCTGCCCACCGCTCCGGTATCGTCACGGTGCTTGACGTCGGCTCCAGCAAGGTTTGCTGCGTAGTCGCCAAGCTCAAGCCGGCGCCCGAGAGCCAGCTGCTGCGCGGGCGTACCCATCAAGCCAAGGTCATTGGCATAGGCCATCAGAAGTCGCAGGGCGTGAAGTCCGGCGTCGTCGTCGATCTCGATCGTGCCGAGCATGCCGTGCGGCTGGCGGTCGACGCTGCCGAACGCATGGCCGGGCTGACGGTCGACTCGCTCATCGTCAATCTCACTGCGGGCCGGCTGAAGAGCGAAACCTTTTCGGCGACGATCAATCTCGGCGGTCACGAAGCTTCCGCCAGTGACATCAAGCGCGTTCTGGCAGCCGGCGCCAAGCAGGCGCTGAAGGCCGAGCGCGAGGTGGTTCATTCGCTGCCGGTCGCATTTTCGCTGGATGCCGAACGCGGCGTGCGCGATCCGCGCGGCATGGTCGGCGACACGCTCGGCGTGGACATGCATGTGCTGACCGGCGACGCCGCGCCGCTGCGCAATCTGGAGCTCTGCATCAACCGTTCGCATCTTTCGGTCGAGCGCATGGTGGCCACGCCCTATGCAAGCGGGCTCGCAGCACTCGTCGATGACGAACTCGAAATGGGCGCGGCCTGCATCGACATGGGCGGCGGCACCACCACCATCTCGCTCTTTGCTGACGGGAAGTTCGTTTACGCCGACGCTATTCCGGTCGGCGGCAGCCATGTCACCATGGATATGGCCAAGGGCCTCTCGACGCGTCTCGACGATGCCGAGCGGCTGAAGGTGATGCATGGTTCCGCGTTGCCCGGCAGCGCTGACGATCGCGATCTGGTCACTGTCCAGCCGATCGGCGCCGACGAAACCGAAGTGCCGCTCCAGGTGCCGCGTTCCGTGATGACGCGCATCATCCGCGCACGCATCGAAGAGACGCTGGAAATACTGCGCGACCGGCTGAACAAATCAGGTTACGGCAATGCCGCCGGCAAGCGAGTCGTGCTGACGGGCGGCGCAAGCCAGCTTGCCGGTCTGCCGGAAGCTGCACGCCGCATTCTGGGCCGCAACGTGCGCATCGGCCGGCCGCTGGGCGTGGCTGGTTTGCCTGAGGCGGCAAAAGGTCCGGCGTTCGCAACGGCGGTGGGCCTTCTGATCTACCCGCAGGTGGCGGGCTTCGAGATCAATAAAGCGAGTGGGATTTCTGGACTACGCATGACCGGGACGGGCGGAAAACTGCATCGCATGAGTCAGTGGTTGAGAGACAGTTTCTAG
- the ftsZ gene encoding cell division protein FtsZ: MTINLQKPDITELKPRITVFGVGGGGGNAVNNMITAGLRGVEFVVANTDAQALTMSKADRLIQLGAHVTEGLGAGSQPEVGRAAAEECIDEIIDHLSNTHMCFVTAGMGGGTGTGAAPVVARAAREKGILTVGVVTKPFHFEGQRRMKTADMGIEELQKCVDTLIVIPNQNLFRLANDKTTFADAFAMADQVLYSGVACITDLMVKEGLINLDFADVRSVMREMGKAMMGTGEASGEGRAMAAAEAAIANPLLDETSMKGAKGLLISITGGRDLTLFEVDEAATRIREEVDQDANIILGATFDEELEGVIRVSVVATGIDKTAAEIAAAPIAIRPPMKPAPRPAAIVEQRPAAPVQQIVQEAPRAADPVADAIRMAEANAAAMAAPRPVAVQDDFRPQSKLFQAPPPAAPQPQPVQQQPMAAPAQLRELPQQPVAAAQPRMPRVEDFPPLVKAEVEAKTRAPEQHHESGPMGLLKRLTNGLTRREEEPARLQPAQPREPKLRQQAPELRRTASQDPSLYAPRRGQLDEHGRLAPQQRAVQEDDQLEIPAFLRRQAN, from the coding sequence ATGACGATCAATCTGCAAAAGCCGGACATAACCGAGCTGAAGCCGCGCATCACCGTTTTCGGTGTCGGCGGTGGCGGCGGCAACGCAGTCAACAACATGATCACCGCGGGACTTCGCGGCGTCGAATTCGTCGTGGCCAACACCGATGCCCAGGCGCTTACGATGTCGAAGGCCGATCGCCTGATCCAGCTTGGCGCCCACGTCACCGAGGGTCTCGGCGCGGGTTCCCAGCCTGAGGTCGGTCGCGCCGCCGCCGAAGAGTGCATCGACGAGATCATCGATCATCTGTCGAACACCCATATGTGCTTCGTCACTGCCGGCATGGGCGGTGGCACGGGCACGGGTGCTGCTCCTGTCGTTGCCAGGGCAGCGCGCGAGAAGGGCATCCTCACCGTCGGCGTCGTCACCAAGCCGTTCCACTTCGAAGGCCAGCGCCGCATGAAGACGGCGGACATGGGCATCGAGGAACTGCAGAAATGCGTCGATACCCTGATCGTCATTCCGAACCAGAACCTGTTCCGGCTCGCCAATGACAAGACGACCTTTGCCGACGCCTTCGCCATGGCCGACCAGGTGCTCTATTCGGGCGTTGCCTGCATCACCGACCTGATGGTCAAGGAAGGCCTGATCAACCTCGACTTCGCCGACGTCCGTTCGGTGATGCGCGAGATGGGCAAGGCGATGATGGGCACGGGCGAAGCTTCGGGCGAAGGCCGTGCGATGGCCGCCGCCGAGGCTGCGATTGCCAATCCGCTGCTCGACGAGACCTCGATGAAGGGTGCGAAGGGCCTGCTGATCTCCATCACCGGCGGTCGCGACCTTACCCTGTTCGAAGTCGACGAAGCGGCAACCCGCATCCGCGAGGAAGTCGACCAGGATGCCAACATCATCCTCGGTGCGACCTTCGACGAGGAACTCGAAGGCGTCATCCGCGTCTCGGTCGTGGCGACTGGCATCGACAAGACGGCTGCCGAAATCGCTGCCGCCCCGATCGCCATCCGCCCGCCCATGAAGCCGGCGCCGCGCCCTGCGGCGATCGTCGAGCAACGTCCGGCCGCCCCTGTACAGCAGATCGTCCAGGAAGCGCCGCGTGCTGCCGATCCGGTGGCCGATGCGATCCGCATGGCCGAAGCGAACGCCGCCGCAATGGCAGCACCGCGCCCGGTCGCTGTTCAGGACGATTTCCGCCCGCAGAGCAAGCTGTTCCAGGCTCCGCCGCCTGCCGCTCCCCAGCCGCAGCCGGTCCAGCAGCAGCCGATGGCAGCTCCTGCACAGCTGCGTGAACTGCCTCAGCAGCCGGTAGCCGCCGCTCAGCCGCGGATGCCGCGCGTCGAAGACTTTCCGCCGCTGGTGAAAGCCGAAGTGGAAGCCAAGACCCGCGCGCCCGAGCAGCATCACGAAAGCGGCCCGATGGGCCTCTTGAAGCGCCTGACCAACGGCCTGACCCGCCGCGAGGAAGAGCCTGCACGCCTGCAGCCGGCACAGCCGCGCGAACCGAAGCTGCGCCAGCAGGCTCCGGAGCTGCGCCGCACGGCCAGCCAGGACCCGTCTCTCTACGCGCCGCGCCGTGGCCAGCTCGACGAACATGGCCGCCTCGCGCCGCAGCAGCGCGCCGTGCAGGAAGACGATCAGTTGGAGATTCCGGCATTCTTGCGCCGGCAAGCCAACTGA
- the lpxC gene encoding UDP-3-O-acyl-N-acetylglucosamine deacetylase: protein MGIHLHDHQTTLKSRATLSGVGVHSGKPVTLHFLPADADTGIVFHHVGEGEPARDLRALVSEVGSTDLCTMLGDPNGYHVATVEHVMGALFGLGIDNLIIEIDGNEVPILDGSAIRFVEAIDQAGIETLSAKRRYVRILKPVRIEAGASWAEFRPYAGTRFEVEIDFENPAIGRQSFAADVNADMFRTEIARARTFGFMKDVERLWAAGYALGSSLENSVVIGDDSRIINIEGLRYPNEFVRHKTLDAMGDLSLAGARFIGCFRSYRGGHRMNAAALRRLLSDRSAFEIVETTRRERGRSAEMIAVNAPVYAPWVL, encoded by the coding sequence ATGGGGATTCATTTGCACGACCATCAAACGACACTGAAATCGCGCGCGACGCTCTCCGGGGTTGGCGTCCACAGCGGTAAACCAGTCACTCTGCACTTTCTGCCTGCCGATGCGGACACGGGTATCGTGTTCCACCATGTCGGCGAGGGCGAGCCTGCGCGCGACCTTCGCGCGCTCGTATCGGAAGTCGGCAGCACCGATCTTTGCACCATGCTGGGCGATCCGAACGGCTATCATGTCGCCACCGTCGAGCACGTCATGGGTGCGCTGTTCGGTCTGGGCATCGACAATCTCATCATCGAGATCGACGGCAATGAAGTGCCGATCCTGGACGGCAGCGCCATCCGTTTCGTCGAAGCCATCGATCAGGCCGGCATCGAGACGCTTTCTGCCAAGCGCCGCTACGTCCGCATCCTGAAGCCGGTTCGCATCGAGGCGGGTGCCTCCTGGGCCGAGTTCCGCCCTTATGCCGGAACGCGCTTCGAGGTTGAGATCGATTTCGAAAACCCGGCCATCGGCCGCCAGTCCTTCGCGGCTGACGTTAATGCCGACATGTTCCGCACGGAGATCGCGCGTGCCCGCACCTTCGGTTTCATGAAGGATGTCGAGCGCCTGTGGGCTGCCGGCTATGCGCTGGGCTCTTCGCTGGAGAATTCCGTGGTGATCGGCGACGACAGCCGCATCATCAACATTGAAGGCCTGCGCTATCCCAATGAATTCGTGCGCCACAAGACGCTGGACGCGATGGGCGACCTGTCGCTTGCCGGCGCGCGCTTCATCGGCTGCTTCCGCTCCTACCGCGGCGGTCACCGCATGAACGCCGCTGCCCTTCGCCGCCTGCTGTCGGATCGTTCGGCCTTCGAGATTGTCGAGACGACTCGCCGCGAGCGTGGCCGTTCGGCCGAGATGATCGCCGTAAACGCTCCGGTCTACGCGCCCTGGGTACTTTGA
- a CDS encoding outer membrane protein assembly factor BamD → MFFQRAAQSNQPARAAFLALSVLSAPLLLSACMSSEKDLDLSTYVEQTEPADVLYNQGLANLNSGRLKEASRKFDAVDRQHPYSEYARKSMVMGAFANYRQGNYDDSINSAKRYLALYPSTPDAAYAQYIIGLCYFRQIRDVTQDQKESRRAIEAMQEVVTRWPDSEYVDDAKEKVRFARDQLAGKEMQVGRYYLERREYIAAVKRFRYVVENYSNTRQAEEALARLTEAYYAMGLTSEAQTAAAVLGQNYPDSPWYRDSYKLLQTNGLEPRENAGSWISKAGKLITGA, encoded by the coding sequence ATGTTTTTCCAGCGAGCTGCACAGTCGAATCAGCCGGCGCGCGCTGCCTTCCTGGCGCTTTCGGTGCTTTCCGCGCCGCTTCTCCTTTCGGCCTGCATGTCTTCCGAAAAGGACCTCGATCTGTCGACCTATGTCGAGCAGACCGAACCAGCCGATGTTCTCTACAATCAAGGCCTGGCGAATCTGAATTCCGGCCGCCTGAAAGAGGCGAGCCGCAAGTTCGATGCGGTCGATCGACAGCACCCCTATTCGGAATATGCCCGTAAATCGATGGTGATGGGCGCTTTCGCCAATTACCGCCAGGGCAATTACGACGACTCGATCAATTCGGCGAAGCGCTATCTCGCGCTCTACCCGTCGACGCCCGATGCGGCCTATGCCCAGTACATCATCGGTCTCTGCTATTTCCGCCAGATCCGCGACGTTACGCAGGACCAGAAGGAATCCCGCCGCGCCATTGAGGCGATGCAGGAAGTGGTTACCCGCTGGCCCGATTCGGAATATGTCGACGACGCCAAGGAAAAGGTGCGTTTCGCGCGCGACCAGCTTGCCGGCAAGGAAATGCAGGTCGGCCGTTATTATCTCGAGCGGCGCGAATATATCGCTGCCGTGAAGCGCTTCCGCTATGTGGTCGAGAATTACTCCAACACCCGCCAGGCCGAGGAAGCGCTCGCGCGCCTCACCGAAGCCTATTACGCGATGGGCCTGACCTCGGAAGCGCAGACGGCGGCTGCCGTGCTCGGCCAGAATTATCCGGACAGCCCGTGGTATCGCGATTCCTACAAGCTGCTGCAGACCAATGGCCTGGAGCCACGTGAGAACGCCGGCTCGTGGATATCGAAGGCCGGAAAACTTATCACCGGCGCCTGA
- the recN gene encoding DNA repair protein RecN: MLSRLSIRDIVLIERLDIDFSPGLSVLTGETGAGKSILLDALSLALGARGDASLVRHGAAQGQVSAVFDVPRNHPARQILIDNALDDDGDIILRRVQTADGRTRVFVNDQPSSVTLMRDIGRALVEIHGQHDERALVDASAHRELLDSFGGHIGEARACGEAWRRWRDCEQELARHRARVEAAAREADYLRAAVAELSQLDPQPGEETELADIRTTMMRAEKIAGEIQDAQDVLSGQNSPLPQLASLLRRLQRKASEVPGLLDDVVKSLDEAMLSLDAAQSGVDAALRATEYDPQRLEKAEERLFALRAASRKHNVPVDDLARLRDTMSADLADLDAGEERLHVLEKQAVAARDAYDAVAANLSELRKTAAIGLRNAVMAELPALKLERAEFIVEMSTEAGNRLEEGIDLIEFWVRTNPGTKPGPMMKIASGGELSRFLLALKVALADRGSAPTLVFDEIDTGVGGAVADAIGQRLSRLANRVQVLSVTHAPQVAARAGTHFLIAKSGGKEQVSTSIAEMDRGSRQEEIARMLAGATITDEARAAAERLLRENTAAAS; the protein is encoded by the coding sequence ATGCTTTCCAGACTGTCTATCCGCGATATCGTCCTGATCGAGCGGCTGGACATTGATTTCTCGCCGGGGCTCTCCGTACTCACCGGCGAGACAGGTGCAGGCAAATCCATTCTTCTAGACGCGCTGTCGCTGGCACTGGGTGCCCGCGGCGACGCATCGCTCGTCCGCCATGGCGCGGCGCAGGGGCAGGTGTCGGCAGTGTTCGACGTGCCGCGCAATCATCCCGCCCGGCAAATCCTGATCGACAATGCGCTGGACGACGACGGCGACATCATCCTGCGCCGCGTGCAGACCGCGGACGGGCGCACGCGCGTCTTCGTCAACGACCAACCCTCCAGCGTCACCTTGATGCGCGATATCGGCCGTGCGCTGGTCGAGATCCACGGCCAGCACGATGAACGCGCGCTCGTTGACGCAAGCGCGCACCGCGAATTACTGGATTCCTTCGGTGGGCATATCGGCGAGGCGCGCGCCTGCGGTGAGGCTTGGCGGCGCTGGCGTGACTGCGAACAGGAACTGGCGCGGCATCGCGCGCGCGTCGAGGCCGCCGCCCGCGAGGCCGACTATCTGCGTGCCGCCGTTGCCGAACTCTCCCAGCTCGACCCTCAGCCGGGCGAGGAGACGGAACTGGCAGATATCCGCACGACGATGATGCGGGCTGAAAAGATCGCCGGCGAAATTCAGGATGCGCAGGACGTTCTGTCCGGACAGAACTCGCCATTGCCGCAACTGGCCAGTCTGCTTCGGCGCTTGCAACGCAAGGCGTCCGAAGTCCCCGGCCTGCTCGATGATGTCGTGAAATCGCTCGATGAAGCCATGCTGTCGCTCGATGCGGCGCAGTCGGGCGTCGATGCCGCTTTGCGCGCCACGGAATACGATCCGCAGCGTCTGGAGAAAGCCGAAGAGCGGCTGTTTGCCCTGAGGGCCGCATCGCGCAAACACAATGTGCCGGTCGACGATCTGGCACGGCTGCGCGATACGATGTCGGCGGATCTCGCCGATCTCGACGCCGGTGAAGAGCGCCTGCATGTCCTTGAAAAGCAGGCCGTGGCCGCGCGTGACGCCTATGACGCCGTAGCGGCAAATCTTTCGGAATTGCGCAAGACGGCGGCAATCGGCCTGCGCAACGCAGTGATGGCCGAACTGCCGGCGCTCAAGCTCGAACGGGCCGAATTCATCGTCGAGATGAGCACCGAGGCCGGCAATCGGCTGGAAGAAGGCATCGACCTGATCGAGTTCTGGGTGCGCACGAACCCCGGCACCAAGCCCGGCCCGATGATGAAGATCGCGTCGGGCGGCGAGCTTTCGCGCTTCCTGCTGGCGCTCAAGGTGGCGCTTGCCGATCGTGGCTCTGCGCCGACGCTGGTGTTCGACGAAATCGACACTGGTGTGGGCGGTGCGGTGGCTGATGCGATCGGGCAACGCCTGTCGCGGCTGGCCAATCGGGTTCAGGTTCTGTCGGTCACCCACGCGCCGCAGGTTGCCGCGCGCGCCGGCACGCATTTCCTGATCGCAAAGTCCGGCGGCAAGGAGCAGGTCTCGACCAGCATCGCCGAAATGGATCGCGGCTCGCGGCAGGAAGAGATCGCGCGCATGCTGGCCGGCGCCACGATCACCGATGAAGCGCGGGCCGCAGCTGAGCGCCTGTTGCGGGAAAACACGGCTGCCGCATCCTGA
- the ligA gene encoding NAD-dependent DNA ligase LigA, with protein sequence MSVTAKPVEDLTEAEAEAELARLAAEVAYHDERYHGHDEPEISDAAYDALKRRNDAIEKLFPQLIRADSPSIRVGAAPLPTFASITHSRPMLSLDNAFSDEDVRDFVGSVYRFLGQLPDGSIAFTAEPKIDGLSMSIRYERGRLVNAATRGDGTTGENVTENIKTIKEIPNRLPAGAPDVVEVRGEVYMRKSDFLALNAQMEAEGKQTYVNPRNTAAGSLRQLDAKVTASRNLKFFAYAWGEMSEMPADTQMGMVEKFREWGFPVNPLMKRLTSVEDIIAHYNEIGLLRPDLDYEIDGVVYKVDRLDLQERLGFRSRSPRWATAHKFPAEQAFTHVEKIDIQVGRTGALTPVARLTPVTVGGVVVTNATLHNEDYIRGIGNSGERIREEEHDIRIGDTVIVQRAGDVIPQVLDVIMEKRPKVAVPYEFPKKCPVCGSHAVREKNEKTGKLDSVTRCTGGFVCRAQAVEHLKHFVSRAAYDIEGLGAKQIDFFFESDDEALKVRTAPDIFTLKQRQETSQLTKLENIDGFGKVSVKKLFDAIDERRSIALNRFIYALGIRHIGETNAKLLARAYGTYEAFEAAMKQAADLSGDAWEDLNNIEGIGEVVARALVEFFKEPRNVEVIDRLLKEVTPQAMEAPVASSSPVAGKTVVFTGSLEKMSRDEAKAMAEKLGAKVAGSVSKKTDLVVAGPGAGSKLKLATELGIEVIDEDAWFERVGQRP encoded by the coding sequence ATGTCAGTGACCGCCAAGCCCGTAGAGGATTTGACCGAAGCCGAAGCCGAAGCCGAGCTTGCCCGGCTTGCGGCAGAGGTCGCCTACCATGACGAGCGTTATCACGGGCATGACGAGCCGGAGATTTCCGATGCCGCCTACGATGCCCTGAAGCGGCGCAACGACGCGATCGAGAAGCTGTTTCCGCAGCTCATCCGCGCCGACAGTCCCTCGATTCGCGTGGGCGCGGCACCGCTTCCGACCTTTGCGTCGATTACCCATTCGCGGCCGATGCTGTCCCTCGACAACGCCTTTTCCGACGAAGACGTGCGCGATTTCGTCGGCTCTGTCTATCGTTTCCTCGGCCAGTTGCCGGACGGTTCGATCGCCTTCACCGCCGAACCGAAGATCGACGGCCTTTCCATGTCTATCCGCTACGAGCGGGGCCGGCTGGTCAATGCCGCGACCCGCGGCGACGGGACGACCGGCGAAAACGTCACCGAAAACATCAAGACCATTAAGGAAATCCCGAACCGGCTGCCGGCCGGCGCGCCCGACGTCGTCGAGGTGCGCGGCGAGGTCTATATGCGCAAGAGCGATTTTCTGGCGCTCAACGCGCAGATGGAAGCGGAGGGCAAGCAGACCTATGTGAATCCGCGCAATACGGCTGCTGGATCGCTGCGCCAGCTCGACGCCAAGGTGACGGCGAGCCGCAATCTGAAATTCTTCGCCTATGCCTGGGGGGAGATGTCCGAGATGCCCGCCGACACACAGATGGGCATGGTGGAAAAGTTCAGGGAATGGGGCTTTCCGGTCAATCCGCTGATGAAGCGGCTGACCTCGGTCGAAGACATCATTGCCCACTACAACGAGATCGGGCTCCTGCGCCCGGATCTCGACTATGAGATCGATGGCGTCGTCTACAAGGTAGATCGTCTGGACCTGCAGGAGCGTCTCGGTTTTCGCTCGCGCTCGCCGCGCTGGGCGACGGCGCACAAATTCCCGGCCGAGCAGGCTTTCACCCATGTGGAGAAGATCGATATCCAGGTCGGCCGCACCGGCGCGTTGACGCCGGTGGCGCGGCTGACGCCGGTCACTGTCGGCGGTGTCGTCGTTACCAACGCGACGCTGCATAACGAGGACTACATCAGGGGTATCGGCAATTCCGGCGAGCGCATCCGCGAGGAGGAGCACGATATCCGCATCGGCGACACGGTGATCGTGCAGCGGGCCGGCGACGTCATCCCGCAGGTGCTCGATGTGATCATGGAAAAGCGCCCGAAGGTCGCCGTGCCATACGAATTCCCGAAGAAGTGCCCGGTCTGCGGCAGTCATGCGGTGCGCGAAAAGAACGAGAAGACCGGCAAGCTGGATTCCGTCACCCGCTGCACCGGCGGTTTCGTCTGCCGTGCGCAGGCGGTCGAGCATCTTAAGCATTTCGTCTCGCGCGCGGCCTACGATATCGAGGGCCTCGGCGCAAAGCAGATCGATTTCTTCTTCGAAAGCGACGACGAGGCGCTGAAGGTGCGCACCGCGCCGGACATTTTCACGCTGAAGCAGCGGCAGGAAACGTCGCAGCTTACCAAGCTCGAGAATATTGACGGCTTCGGCAAGGTGAGCGTCAAAAAGTTGTTCGACGCCATCGACGAGCGCCGAAGCATCGCCCTCAACCGCTTCATCTACGCGCTTGGCATCCGCCATATCGGCGAGACGAATGCAAAGCTGCTTGCGCGCGCTTACGGCACCTACGAAGCCTTCGAGGCGGCGATGAAGCAGGCGGCTGACCTCTCGGGGGATGCCTGGGAAGACCTCAACAACATCGAAGGCATCGGCGAGGTCGTGGCGCGCGCTCTTGTCGAATTCTTCAAGGAGCCGCGCAATGTCGAGGTGATCGACAGGCTCCTGAAGGAAGTGACGCCGCAGGCCATGGAAGCGCCGGTGGCGAGTTCCAGCCCCGTCGCCGGCAAGACGGTGGTGTTTACCGGCTCGCTCGAGAAGATGTCGCGCGACGAGGCCAAGGCGATGGCTGAAAAACTGGGCGCCAAGGTTGCCGGTTCGGTGTCCAAGAAGACCGATCTGGTGGTTGCCGGCCCGGGTGCGGGTTCCAAGCTGAAGCTCGCCACCGAACTCGGCATCGAGGTTATCGATGAGGATGCATGGTTCGAAAGGGTAGGGCAGCGGCCTTAA
- a CDS encoding AzlC family ABC transporter permease, translating into MSSEAISEGARASGFWRGFQMGLPVVVASAPFGLLFGALAAEQGFSIFEAVLMSVTVYAGASQMVGIELFGQNLSPALIVFSIFAVNFRHVLYSAALGRRIRHWPFVEKAIGFFFLTDPQYAVAEAKGERGEEVSFAWYIGVAAPIYVCWVVEAALGAQFGKLIPDTHAFGLDFLLPIYFLGLVMGFRKRPLWLPIVIASAIASIVAYKTVGSPWHVSIGAAAGILLAAVMPIKKSDQPETSERSEVL; encoded by the coding sequence ATGTCCAGCGAAGCCATTTCCGAGGGCGCGCGCGCGAGCGGGTTTTGGCGCGGTTTTCAAATGGGCCTTCCCGTTGTCGTGGCATCCGCGCCTTTCGGCCTTCTTTTCGGCGCGCTTGCTGCCGAGCAGGGCTTCAGCATTTTCGAAGCTGTCTTGATGAGCGTGACCGTCTATGCCGGCGCAAGCCAGATGGTCGGCATCGAGCTTTTCGGCCAGAATTTGTCGCCGGCGCTCATCGTCTTTTCGATCTTTGCCGTGAACTTCCGGCATGTGCTCTACTCGGCAGCGCTCGGGCGGCGCATTCGCCACTGGCCGTTCGTCGAGAAGGCGATCGGCTTCTTCTTTCTCACCGACCCGCAATATGCCGTTGCGGAAGCAAAGGGCGAACGTGGCGAAGAGGTTTCCTTCGCCTGGTATATCGGCGTGGCTGCGCCGATCTATGTATGCTGGGTGGTGGAAGCAGCGCTGGGCGCGCAGTTCGGCAAGCTGATACCCGACACGCACGCATTCGGGCTCGATTTCCTGCTGCCGATCTATTTCCTCGGCCTGGTCATGGGCTTTCGCAAGCGGCCCTTGTGGCTGCCGATCGTCATTGCCAGCGCGATCGCCTCGATCGTTGCCTACAAGACGGTCGGGTCGCCCTGGCATGTCTCTATCGGCGCGGCTGCGGGCATCCTGCTTGCAGCGGTGATGCCGATCAAGAAATCCGATCAGCCCGAAACCTCCGAGCGGAGTGAAGTCCTGTGA
- a CDS encoding AzlD family protein, producing MSTTVWIILAGAVMTYLTRIGGHLVLSRFERVHPRIEAGLDAVPAAVLTTLVAPAAISAGPAELAALLVAGIVSLRSGLMPMFLAGAAVLIALRHFMG from the coding sequence GTGAGCACGACAGTCTGGATCATTCTTGCCGGTGCGGTGATGACCTATCTCACGCGTATCGGCGGCCACCTCGTTCTGTCGCGCTTCGAACGCGTCCATCCGCGCATCGAGGCCGGGTTGGATGCCGTGCCCGCTGCCGTGTTGACGACGCTGGTGGCGCCTGCCGCCATTTCGGCAGGACCGGCGGAACTGGCGGCCCTTCTGGTCGCTGGCATCGTTTCGCTGCGGAGCGGGCTGATGCCGATGTTTCTGGCGGGCGCTGCGGTTCTGATCGCGCTGCGCCATTTCATGGGCTGA